A genomic window from Pseudogulbenkiania sp. MAI-1 includes:
- the kynU gene encoding kynureninase: MHTREACLQADQQDPLAALKHHFELPPGVIYLDGNSLGVLPKAARARSAEVIDQEWGVGLIRSWNTAGWFDLPARLGDKLGRLIGANAGEVVVTDTTSLNIFKSLAAALRIQQQDQPQRRVIVSERDNFPTDLYMIQGMIDLLQQGYQLRLIDDETPLEQALGDDVAVLLLSHVNYRTGYLYDMAATTALAHRHGALTIWDLAHAAGAVPVDLNGAEADFAVGCTYKYLNGGPGSPAFIWVAARHQDRFWQPLSGWWGHQQPFAMATDYQPASGIRRFLCGTQPIVSMSLVECGLDVALQADMTAVRAKSLALTDLFIELVEQRCADHPLTLVTPREHPRRGSHVSFRHPHGFAVMQALIARGVIGDYREPEVLRFGVTPLYLGYADIWDAVDTLKDILDSGSWDRPEFHQRASVT; encoded by the coding sequence ATGCACACCCGCGAAGCCTGCCTGCAAGCCGACCAGCAAGACCCGCTGGCCGCGCTGAAACACCATTTCGAGCTGCCCCCCGGCGTGATCTACCTCGACGGCAACTCGCTCGGCGTCTTGCCCAAGGCCGCCCGCGCCCGCAGCGCCGAGGTCATCGACCAGGAATGGGGCGTCGGCCTGATCCGCAGCTGGAACACCGCCGGCTGGTTCGACCTGCCGGCGCGGCTGGGCGACAAGCTCGGCCGCCTGATCGGCGCCAACGCCGGCGAAGTGGTCGTCACCGACACCACCTCGCTCAACATCTTCAAATCGCTCGCCGCCGCCCTGCGCATCCAGCAGCAAGACCAGCCACAACGCCGCGTGATCGTGTCCGAACGCGACAACTTCCCCACCGATCTCTACATGATCCAGGGCATGATCGACCTGCTGCAGCAAGGCTACCAACTGCGCCTGATCGACGACGAAACCCCACTGGAACAAGCGCTGGGCGACGACGTGGCGGTGCTGCTGCTGTCGCACGTCAACTACCGCACCGGCTACCTCTACGACATGGCCGCCACCACCGCGCTGGCGCACCGCCACGGCGCGCTGACCATCTGGGACCTGGCGCACGCTGCCGGCGCGGTACCGGTCGACCTCAACGGCGCCGAAGCCGACTTCGCCGTCGGCTGCACCTACAAATACCTCAACGGCGGCCCCGGTTCGCCCGCCTTCATCTGGGTGGCGGCGCGCCATCAGGACCGCTTCTGGCAGCCGCTCTCGGGCTGGTGGGGACACCAGCAGCCGTTCGCCATGGCCACCGACTACCAGCCCGCCAGCGGCATCCGCCGCTTCCTGTGCGGCACCCAGCCCATCGTGTCGATGTCGCTGGTCGAATGCGGCCTGGACGTGGCGCTGCAAGCCGACATGACGGCGGTGCGCGCGAAATCGCTGGCGCTGACCGACCTCTTCATCGAACTGGTGGAACAACGCTGCGCTGACCACCCGCTCACCCTGGTCACCCCCCGTGAACACCCCCGGCGCGGCAGCCACGTCAGCTTCCGCCACCCGCACGGCTTCGCCGTGATGCAGGCACTGATCGCCCGCGGCGTGATCGGCGACTACCGCGAGCCGGAAGTGCTGCGCTTCGGCGTCACCCCGCTCTACCTCGGCTACGCCGACATCTGGGACGCGGTCGACACGCTCAAGGACATCCTCGACAGCGGCAGCTGGGACCGCCCCGAATTCCACCAGCGCGCCTCGGTGACCTGA
- the prfA gene encoding peptide chain release factor 1, translating into MKPSIATKLSQLADRLEEVTHLLASEAATQDMDAFRKLTREHAELTPVVETYQAYRQCESDIDAATEMLSDPDMKEFAQAEIDEGKERLANLDLELQKLLLPKDPNDDKNILLEIRAGTGGDEAALFAGDLLRMYTRYAERNRWQVEIVSASESDLGGYKEVIVRIAGDGAYSRLKFESGGHRVQRVPATETQGRIHTSACTVAVMPEADEIAEVVLNPADLRIDTFRASGAGGQHINKTDSAVRITHLPTGIVAECQDGRSQHANKASAMRVLAARIYDIQLREQQQSVAAERKSLVGSGDRSERIRTYNYPQGRITDHRINLTLYKLDYVMDGDLFELTDALVAEHQAELLAAMGD; encoded by the coding sequence ATGAAACCGTCGATTGCGACGAAATTGAGCCAGCTGGCGGACCGGCTGGAAGAAGTCACCCACCTGTTGGCGAGCGAAGCCGCCACCCAGGACATGGACGCGTTCCGTAAGCTGACGCGCGAACACGCCGAACTGACCCCGGTGGTCGAGACCTACCAGGCCTATCGCCAGTGCGAGAGCGACATCGATGCCGCCACCGAGATGCTGTCCGACCCGGACATGAAGGAGTTCGCCCAGGCCGAGATCGACGAGGGCAAGGAACGCCTGGCCAACCTCGATCTGGAACTGCAGAAGCTGTTGCTGCCGAAGGATCCCAACGACGACAAGAACATCCTGCTGGAAATCCGCGCCGGCACCGGCGGCGACGAGGCGGCGCTGTTCGCCGGCGACCTGTTGCGCATGTACACGCGCTACGCCGAGCGCAACCGCTGGCAGGTGGAGATCGTGTCGGCGTCGGAGTCCGATCTCGGCGGCTACAAGGAAGTGATCGTGCGCATCGCCGGCGACGGTGCCTACTCGCGCCTCAAGTTCGAGTCCGGCGGCCACCGCGTGCAGCGCGTGCCGGCCACCGAGACCCAGGGCCGCATCCACACCTCGGCCTGCACCGTGGCGGTGATGCCGGAGGCCGACGAGATCGCCGAGGTGGTGCTGAACCCGGCCGACCTGCGCATCGATACGTTCCGCGCCAGCGGTGCCGGTGGTCAGCACATCAACAAGACCGACTCCGCAGTGCGCATCACCCACCTGCCCACCGGCATCGTCGCCGAGTGCCAGGACGGCCGTTCGCAGCACGCCAACAAGGCCAGCGCCATGCGCGTGCTGGCGGCGCGCATCTACGACATCCAGCTGCGCGAGCAGCAGCAATCGGTGGCCGCCGAGCGCAAGAGCCTGGTCGGTTCCGGCGACCGCTCCGAGCGCATCCGCACCTACAACTACCCGCAGGGCCGCATCACCGACCATCGCATCAACCTGACGCTGTATAAGCTCGATTACGTGATGGACGGCGACCTGTTCGAACTCACCGACGCGCTTGTCGCCGAGCACCAGGCCGAGTTGCTGGCCGCCATGGGCGACTGA
- a CDS encoding aminoacyl-tRNA deacylase: MSISATLQDCLRRKGSQYDIVHHAHTHSTSETAEVAHVPGDRLAKTVLLSDERGYVAAVLPSTFRLEMSELWEKTGRHLELVPEAALPDVFTDCEIGAVPPVGMAYGMKTYLDESLTMQPDVYFEAGDHEDLIHMRTDQFLDLMDKAERVSFAHRRGA; this comes from the coding sequence ATGTCAATCTCTGCCACATTGCAAGACTGCCTCCGCCGCAAGGGCAGTCAGTACGATATCGTGCATCATGCGCACACCCATTCCACCAGCGAGACTGCCGAGGTAGCGCACGTGCCGGGCGACCGCCTGGCCAAGACGGTGCTGCTGTCGGACGAACGCGGCTACGTGGCGGCGGTGTTGCCGTCGACCTTCCGTCTGGAAATGTCCGAGCTGTGGGAAAAGACCGGACGGCACCTCGAGCTGGTGCCGGAAGCGGCCTTGCCCGATGTGTTCACGGACTGCGAAATCGGCGCGGTGCCGCCGGTAGGCATGGCCTACGGCATGAAGACCTACCTCGACGAGAGCCTGACGATGCAGCCGGACGTCTACTTCGAGGCGGGTGACCACGAGGACCTGATCCACATGCGTACCGATCAGTTCCTCGACTTGATGGACAAGGCCGAGCGGGTCAGCTTCGCCCACCGCCGGGGCGCGTGA
- a CDS encoding L-carnitine dehydrogenase encodes MPVISEIKTFAALGVGVIGSGWVARALANGLDVVAWDPAPGAEAQLRANVANAWPALEPAGLKPGASPERLRFVATIEEAVADADFIQESAPERLELKLELHARVSAAAKPGAIIASSTSGLLPSEFYRDAVHPERCIVGHPFNPVYLLPLVEVVGGEKTAPETIAAAKAIYAGLGMRPLHVRKEVPGFIADRLLEALWREALHLVNDGVATTGEIDDAIRFGAGLRWAFMGTFQIYTLAGGEAGMRHFMQQFGPALQLPWTYLPAPELTDELIERVVEGTAAQQGERSIKALERYRDDCLLGVQAAVAAAKARHGLSPEE; translated from the coding sequence ATGCCTGTGATTAGCGAAATCAAGACTTTTGCCGCGCTCGGCGTCGGCGTGATCGGCAGCGGCTGGGTGGCGCGCGCGCTCGCCAACGGCCTCGACGTGGTGGCCTGGGACCCGGCGCCCGGCGCCGAGGCGCAGCTGCGCGCCAACGTCGCCAACGCCTGGCCGGCGCTGGAGCCGGCCGGCCTGAAGCCCGGCGCCTCGCCCGAGCGGCTGCGCTTCGTCGCCACCATCGAGGAGGCCGTCGCCGACGCCGACTTCATCCAGGAGAGCGCGCCGGAGCGGCTCGAACTGAAACTGGAACTACACGCCCGGGTGTCGGCGGCGGCCAAGCCGGGGGCCATCATCGCCTCGTCCACCTCGGGCCTGCTGCCGTCCGAGTTCTACCGCGACGCGGTACACCCGGAGCGCTGCATCGTCGGCCATCCGTTCAACCCGGTGTACCTGTTGCCGCTGGTCGAGGTGGTGGGCGGCGAGAAAACGGCGCCGGAGACCATCGCCGCCGCCAAGGCGATCTACGCCGGCCTCGGCATGCGGCCGCTGCACGTGCGCAAGGAGGTGCCCGGCTTCATCGCCGACCGCCTGCTGGAAGCCTTGTGGCGCGAGGCGCTGCACCTGGTCAACGACGGCGTGGCGACCACCGGCGAGATCGACGACGCGATCCGTTTCGGCGCCGGCCTGCGCTGGGCCTTCATGGGCACGTTCCAGATCTACACGCTGGCCGGTGGCGAGGCGGGCATGCGCCACTTCATGCAGCAGTTCGGCCCGGCGCTCCAGTTGCCATGGACCTACCTGCCGGCGCCGGAGCTGACCGACGAGCTGATCGAGCGCGTGGTCGAGGGCACGGCGGCGCAGCAGGGCGAGCGCTCGATCAAGGCGCTGGAGCGCTACCGCGACGACTGCCTGCTGGGCGTGCAGGCGGCGGTGGCGGCGGCCAAGGCGCGTCACGGCCTGAGCCCGGAGGAGTGA
- the pdxH gene encoding pyridoxamine 5'-phosphate oxidase translates to MSLKLADIRQDYAQKELSPDDCLPDAVEQFTLWLNEAIAAKVNEPTAMHLATVGDDGRPSARIVLLKGVEDGRFVFYTNYHSRKGRQLTANPWVSLTFFWPELERQVRIEGKAVTVAPEVSDTYFHSRPYASRLGAWASEQSSEISSKAELIKRAALFGAKYPLHVPRPPHWGGFAIEADRVEFWQGRPSRLHDRVVYTRGEDGQWQKSRLAP, encoded by the coding sequence ATGTCGCTGAAGCTCGCCGATATCCGCCAGGATTACGCCCAGAAGGAACTGTCGCCGGACGACTGCCTGCCCGACGCCGTCGAGCAGTTCACGCTCTGGCTCAACGAGGCCATCGCCGCCAAGGTCAACGAACCGACCGCCATGCACCTGGCCACCGTCGGTGACGACGGCCGCCCCAGCGCGCGCATCGTGCTGCTCAAGGGCGTCGAGGACGGCCGCTTCGTGTTCTACACCAATTACCACAGCCGCAAGGGCCGCCAGCTGACGGCCAACCCCTGGGTCTCGCTGACCTTCTTCTGGCCCGAGCTGGAGCGCCAGGTGCGCATCGAGGGCAAGGCCGTGACGGTGGCGCCGGAAGTGTCCGATACCTATTTCCACAGCCGCCCCTACGCCAGCCGGCTCGGCGCCTGGGCCTCGGAACAGAGCAGCGAGATTTCCTCCAAGGCCGAGCTGATCAAGCGCGCCGCGCTGTTCGGCGCCAAGTACCCGCTGCACGTGCCGCGCCCGCCGCACTGGGGCGGCTTCGCCATCGAGGCCGACCGCGTCGAATTCTGGCAGGGCCGGCCGAGCCGCCTGCACGACCGCGTGGTGTACACGCGGGGCGAGGACGGCCAGTGGCAGAAGTCGCGGCTGGCGCCGTAA
- the hemA gene encoding glutamyl-tRNA reductase: MHLVAFGLNHQTAPLSVREKLAFPAEVLPGALESLVNSDAAGEAAIVSTCNRTEIYCASHNPQAALEWLSQFHGLPLEELTPYLYQLDAAAAARHAFRVASGLDSMVLGETQILGQIKDAVRAAEQSGTLGTQLNALFQKTFAVAKEVRSKTAVGANSVSMSAAAVKLAEQIFPTIRELKVLFIGAGEMIELVATHFAARSPSCITVANRTLERGEKLAERFGGNAITLSDLPEALPRYDVVVTSTASQLPILGKGLMERAIKIRRHRPVFMLDLAVPRDIEAEVGELDDVFLYTVDDIASVVEVGREARQLAAEEAEAIIQARVQEFVAWLKRRETVPLIRSLRDEAERVRRHALDAAHKQLARGEDPAKVLEALSQQLTNKLMHPPTQALSAGHGAEHDALVHAIARLYRLHPES; the protein is encoded by the coding sequence ATGCATCTGGTTGCTTTCGGTCTCAATCATCAAACCGCGCCGTTGTCGGTCAGGGAGAAGCTCGCTTTTCCGGCGGAGGTATTGCCGGGAGCGCTGGAGAGTCTGGTCAATTCCGACGCCGCCGGCGAGGCGGCCATCGTCTCCACCTGTAACCGCACCGAGATCTACTGCGCGAGCCACAATCCGCAGGCGGCGCTGGAGTGGCTGTCGCAGTTCCACGGCCTGCCGCTCGAGGAGCTCACGCCCTACCTGTACCAGCTCGACGCCGCCGCCGCCGCGCGCCACGCCTTCCGTGTCGCCTCGGGGCTGGATTCGATGGTGCTGGGCGAGACGCAGATCCTGGGCCAGATCAAGGACGCGGTGCGCGCCGCCGAGCAGAGCGGCACGCTGGGCACCCAGCTCAACGCGCTGTTCCAGAAGACCTTCGCCGTGGCCAAGGAAGTGCGCAGCAAGACCGCGGTCGGCGCCAACTCGGTGTCGATGTCGGCGGCGGCGGTGAAGCTGGCCGAGCAGATCTTCCCGACCATCCGCGAGCTGAAGGTGCTGTTCATCGGCGCCGGCGAGATGATCGAGCTGGTGGCCACCCACTTCGCCGCGCGCAGTCCGTCCTGTATCACCGTGGCCAACCGCACGCTGGAGCGCGGCGAGAAGCTGGCCGAGCGCTTCGGCGGCAACGCCATCACCTTGTCCGACCTGCCCGAGGCGCTGCCGCGCTACGACGTGGTGGTGACCTCCACCGCGAGCCAGCTGCCCATCCTGGGCAAGGGCCTGATGGAGCGCGCCATCAAGATCCGCCGCCATCGCCCGGTGTTCATGCTGGACCTGGCGGTGCCGCGCGACATCGAGGCCGAGGTGGGCGAGCTGGACGACGTGTTCCTGTACACCGTGGACGACATCGCCAGCGTGGTCGAGGTCGGGCGCGAGGCGCGCCAGCTGGCGGCGGAAGAGGCCGAGGCCATCATCCAGGCGCGCGTGCAGGAGTTTGTCGCATGGCTCAAGCGGCGCGAGACCGTGCCGCTGATCCGCAGCCTGCGCGACGAGGCCGAGCGCGTGCGCCGCCACGCGCTGGATGCGGCGCACAAGCAGCTGGCGCGCGGCGAGGACCCGGCCAAGGTGCTGGAAGCGCTGTCGCAGCAGCTCACCAACAAGCTGATGCACCCGCCGACCCAGGCGCTGTCCGCGGGCCACGGCGCCGAGCACGACGCGCTGGTGCACGCCATCGCGCGCCTTTACCGTTTACACCCGGAGTCGTAA
- a CDS encoding diguanylate cyclase domain-containing protein, producing METKTYASLASFIDFMLDAICVVDAEGRFVFVSAASERIFGYTPEEMIGRAMIELVHPEDRARTLQAASEIMSGHPEPHFENRYVRKDGQIVHIMWSARWSEADRLRIAVARDITERKRAESMQAALYAISEAAHAAEDLLALFQRIHQIIGTLLPAPSFAVALYDERNDQLSFPYHVEARERTARPQKPAAGTLCAEVIRSGQPLLLTSETRASLPEHLRAIVGKSALCWLGVPLNSHKGTIGALVLKSGAGGACYTERDKELLQYVSTQVATAIERKQLHARLQYMAQYDALTNLPNRGFLHDRLKTALARARREQGRLSVLYLDLDKFKQVNDTLGHTAGDLLLKEVAKRLKQCVREADTVARMGGDEFVVLLEGLPLPEHVMIVVEKIRSALNQPLDIDGHRVCVLPSIGVAHYPEHGDGEQQLLRHADEAMYVVKKNGGGRYQLFQ from the coding sequence ATGGAAACAAAAACTTACGCATCCTTGGCCAGCTTCATCGATTTCATGCTCGATGCGATCTGCGTCGTCGATGCGGAGGGGCGTTTCGTCTTTGTCAGCGCGGCGAGCGAGCGCATCTTCGGCTATACGCCGGAGGAGATGATCGGCCGGGCCATGATCGAGCTGGTGCACCCCGAGGATCGCGCCAGGACGCTGCAGGCGGCGAGCGAGATCATGTCGGGGCATCCCGAGCCTCATTTCGAGAACCGCTATGTGCGCAAGGACGGGCAGATCGTCCACATCATGTGGTCGGCCCGCTGGTCGGAGGCCGATCGGCTGCGGATCGCCGTCGCGCGTGACATCACCGAGCGCAAGCGGGCCGAGTCGATGCAGGCGGCGCTGTATGCCATTTCCGAAGCGGCGCACGCGGCGGAGGATCTGCTGGCCTTGTTCCAACGCATCCACCAGATCATCGGCACACTGCTGCCGGCTCCGAGCTTTGCCGTCGCGCTGTACGACGAGCGCAACGACCAGCTGAGCTTTCCTTACCACGTCGAGGCGCGCGAGCGCACGGCCAGGCCGCAAAAACCCGCCGCCGGCACGCTGTGCGCCGAGGTCATCCGCAGCGGGCAGCCGCTGCTGCTGACCTCCGAGACGCGGGCCTCCCTTCCCGAGCATTTGAGAGCCATCGTCGGCAAGAGCGCGCTGTGCTGGCTGGGCGTTCCGCTCAACTCCCACAAAGGCACCATCGGCGCCCTGGTGTTGAAGAGCGGGGCCGGGGGCGCGTGCTACACCGAAAGAGACAAGGAGCTGCTGCAGTACGTTTCCACCCAGGTGGCCACCGCCATCGAGCGCAAACAGCTGCACGCCCGGCTGCAGTACATGGCGCAATACGACGCGCTGACCAATCTGCCCAACCGGGGCTTCCTGCACGACCGGCTGAAAACGGCGCTCGCCCGGGCGCGGCGGGAGCAGGGGCGCTTGTCCGTGCTCTACCTCGATCTGGACAAATTCAAGCAAGTCAACGACACCCTGGGCCATACCGCGGGCGATCTGCTGCTGAAAGAGGTGGCCAAGCGCCTCAAGCAGTGCGTGCGCGAGGCGGATACGGTGGCGCGCATGGGGGGCGACGAGTTTGTCGTGCTGCTGGAAGGCCTCCCGTTGCCCGAGCACGTGATGATCGTCGTCGAGAAGATCCGCAGCGCTCTCAATCAACCGCTCGACATCGATGGCCATCGCGTGTGCGTGCTGCCGAGCATCGGCGTGGCGCACTATCCGGAGCATGGCGACGGGGAGCAGCAGTTGCTCCGGCACGCCGACGAGGCCATGTATGTCGTGAAAAAGAACGGGGGCGGGCGCTATCAGTTGTTCCAGTGA
- a CDS encoding Lrp/AsnC family transcriptional regulator, with the protein MQVDAIDWRILAALQQNGRLSNQDLADRVALSPSACLRRVRALEENGLIRGYHAELDAQQLGFELEAIVHVTLDRSREEWHEQFLEQIAGFDEIAAAYVVSGPTNYVLHVRTRHLTAFSNFVVEKLNKLPGMRDICSYIVMKKVKDQLGLLPVGQHN; encoded by the coding sequence ATGCAGGTCGACGCGATAGATTGGCGCATTCTCGCCGCGCTGCAGCAGAATGGCCGCCTGAGCAATCAGGACCTGGCGGACAGGGTGGCGCTGTCGCCGTCGGCCTGCTTGCGGCGGGTGCGGGCGCTGGAGGAGAACGGCCTGATCCGCGGCTACCACGCCGAGCTCGATGCGCAGCAGCTGGGGTTCGAGCTGGAGGCCATCGTGCACGTCACGCTGGACCGTTCGCGCGAGGAGTGGCACGAGCAGTTTCTCGAGCAGATCGCCGGGTTCGACGAGATCGCGGCGGCGTACGTGGTGAGCGGGCCCACCAACTACGTGCTGCACGTGCGCACGCGCCATCTCACGGCGTTTTCGAATTTCGTGGTGGAGAAGCTCAACAAGCTGCCGGGGATGCGCGACATCTGCTCCTACATCGTGATGAAGAAGGTCAAGGATCAGCTGGGGCTGTTGCCGGTGGGCCAGCACAACTGA
- a CDS encoding 3-keto-5-aminohexanoate cleavage protein, with protein MNHEVIVTCAVTGAGDTVGKHPAIPVTPKQIADAAIEAARAGATVVHCHVRNPDTGKASRDPKLYRELVDRIRSSGVDMILNLTAGMGGDLEIGPGEKPMEFGPGTDLVGGLERLIHVEELLPEICTLDCGTLNFGDGDYIYVSTPAQLRAGAKRIQELGVKPELEVFDTGHLWFAKQLLKEGLLDDAPLFQLCLGIPWGAPADTTTMKAMVDNLPLGANWAGFGIGRMQMPMVAQAVLLGGNVRVGLEDNLYLDRGVFASNGSLVERAVDLVQKLGARTLTPEEGRKKLGLKKRG; from the coding sequence ATGAACCATGAAGTCATCGTCACCTGTGCGGTGACCGGCGCCGGCGACACCGTCGGCAAGCATCCCGCCATCCCGGTCACCCCCAAGCAGATCGCCGACGCCGCCATCGAGGCGGCCCGCGCCGGCGCCACCGTGGTGCACTGCCACGTGCGCAACCCGGACACCGGCAAGGCCAGCCGCGACCCGAAGCTCTACCGCGAGCTGGTGGACCGCATCCGCTCCTCCGGCGTCGACATGATCCTCAACCTGACCGCCGGCATGGGCGGCGATCTGGAGATCGGCCCGGGGGAAAAACCGATGGAATTCGGCCCAGGGACCGACCTGGTGGGCGGCTTGGAGCGCCTGATCCACGTCGAGGAACTGCTGCCGGAGATCTGCACGCTCGACTGCGGCACGCTCAACTTCGGCGACGGCGACTACATCTATGTCTCGACCCCGGCGCAGCTGCGCGCCGGCGCCAAGCGCATCCAGGAGCTGGGCGTGAAGCCGGAGCTGGAGGTGTTCGACACCGGCCACCTGTGGTTCGCCAAGCAGCTCCTGAAGGAGGGCCTGCTCGACGACGCGCCGCTGTTCCAGCTCTGTCTCGGCATCCCCTGGGGGGCGCCGGCCGATACCACCACGATGAAGGCGATGGTCGACAACCTGCCGCTGGGGGCGAATTGGGCCGGCTTCGGCATCGGCCGCATGCAGATGCCGATGGTGGCGCAGGCGGTGCTGTTGGGCGGCAACGTGCGCGTCGGCCTGGAGGACAATCTGTACCTCGACCGGGGCGTGTTCGCCAGCAACGGTTCGCTGGTGGAGCGGGCCGTCGACCTGGTGCAGAAGCTCGGCGCGCGCACGCTGACGCCGGAAGAGGGGCGCAAGAAGCTGGGGCTGAAGAAGCGCGGCTAG
- a CDS encoding DMT family transporter: MAERRDWLWLVLLAAMWGGSFLFMRVAVPELGPFPLIALRLGVAALALLPLLLWQPGGLALWRRHWRAIAVVGVFLSALPFCLIAWATLSLPAGVASVLNATTPLMTALWAMPLAGEAMSRQRAAGLALGLAGVLVLTLGRGAAFGLDSGLPVLAMLGATASYGWSGHMAKRWLPGLPPLVTATGSLASGAVLLLPLALMTWPSVSPQGTVWGAVLLLALACTALAYVIFYRLIERLGATRASSVTYLVPVFGVLWGAMWLGEAVSAAMLAGGVLILAGVLLLGWRRRG; the protein is encoded by the coding sequence ATGGCTGAACGGCGCGACTGGTTGTGGCTGGTGCTGCTGGCCGCGATGTGGGGCGGATCGTTCCTGTTCATGCGCGTGGCGGTGCCGGAGCTGGGGCCGTTTCCGCTGATCGCGCTGCGTCTCGGCGTGGCGGCGCTGGCCTTGCTGCCGCTGTTGCTGTGGCAGCCGGGCGGCCTCGCGCTGTGGCGCCGGCACTGGCGCGCCATCGCCGTGGTCGGGGTGTTCCTGTCGGCCTTGCCGTTCTGCCTGATCGCCTGGGCCACGCTCAGCCTGCCGGCCGGCGTGGCCTCGGTGCTCAACGCCACCACGCCGCTGATGACGGCGCTGTGGGCGATGCCGCTGGCGGGCGAGGCGATGAGCCGGCAGCGCGCCGCCGGCCTGGCGCTGGGCTTGGCCGGCGTGCTGGTGCTGACGCTCGGGCGCGGGGCCGCCTTCGGCCTGGATAGCGGGCTGCCGGTACTGGCGATGCTCGGCGCCACTGCCAGCTACGGCTGGTCCGGCCACATGGCCAAGCGCTGGCTGCCGGGCCTGCCGCCGCTGGTGACGGCGACCGGCAGCCTGGCCTCGGGCGCCGTGCTGCTGTTGCCGCTGGCGCTCATGACCTGGCCGTCAGTCTCCCCGCAGGGCACGGTGTGGGGCGCGGTGCTGCTGCTGGCGCTGGCCTGCACCGCGCTGGCCTACGTGATCTTCTACCGCCTGATCGAGAGGCTCGGCGCCACGCGCGCCAGCAGCGTCACCTACCTGGTGCCGGTGTTCGGTGTGCTGTGGGGCGCGATGTGGCTGGGCGAGGCGGTGAGCGCGGCGATGCTGGCGGGCGGGGTGCTGATCCTGGCGGGGGTGTTGCTGTTGGGCTGGCGCCGGCGCGGCTGA
- a CDS encoding choline ABC transporter substrate-binding protein — translation MKLDIRSLVLGFSSLLALPALAGEAESCRNVRFADVGWTDIAATTGLATTVFKGLGYSPSKTIASEPIVFSGLKSKQLDVYLGYWDPSQTPAITPFVQSKALQVLPSANLDGAKYTLAVPSFAAEKGLRSFADIAKFRKELDGKIYGIEPGSQGNAQIKKMIDNNEFGLKGFKLIESSEAGMLVEATKAYRQKRPVVFLAWEPHPMNFMMKLTYLSGGDKQFGPNYGGSKVYTVVANDYQQRCPNAAKLIGNLKFTLDMENHVMDPIMKKVDPAVAARQWLQRNPQVLTAWLDGVTTFDGKPGLEAVKASLAQ, via the coding sequence ATGAAACTGGATATCAGATCGCTGGTGCTGGGCTTCTCTTCGCTGCTGGCGCTGCCGGCCCTGGCCGGCGAGGCGGAAAGCTGTCGCAACGTGCGTTTCGCCGACGTCGGCTGGACCGACATCGCCGCCACCACCGGGCTTGCCACGACGGTGTTCAAGGGCCTGGGCTACAGCCCGAGCAAGACCATTGCCTCCGAGCCCATCGTGTTCTCCGGGCTGAAGAGCAAGCAGCTCGACGTCTACCTGGGCTACTGGGACCCGTCGCAGACTCCGGCCATCACGCCGTTCGTGCAGAGCAAGGCGCTGCAGGTGCTGCCGAGCGCCAACCTGGACGGTGCCAAGTACACGCTGGCGGTGCCGAGCTTCGCCGCCGAGAAGGGGCTCAGGAGCTTTGCCGACATTGCTAAATTCCGCAAGGAGCTGGACGGCAAGATCTACGGCATCGAGCCCGGCAGCCAGGGCAATGCGCAGATCAAGAAGATGATCGACAACAACGAGTTCGGCCTGAAGGGCTTCAAGCTGATCGAGTCGAGCGAGGCCGGCATGCTGGTCGAGGCGACCAAGGCGTACCGCCAGAAGCGGCCGGTGGTGTTCCTGGCCTGGGAGCCGCACCCAATGAACTTCATGATGAAGCTGACCTATCTCTCCGGCGGCGACAAGCAGTTCGGTCCCAACTACGGTGGCTCCAAGGTGTACACGGTGGTGGCCAACGACTACCAGCAGCGCTGTCCCAACGCCGCCAAGCTGATCGGCAACCTCAAGTTCACCCTCGACATGGAAAACCATGTGATGGACCCGATCATGAAGAAGGTCGACCCGGCAGTGGCGGCCAGGCAGTGGCTGCAGCGCAACCCGCAGGTGCTGACCGCCTGGCTCGACGGTGTCACCACCTTCGATGGCAAGCCCGGCCTGGAGGCGGTCAAGGCGTCGCTGGCGCAGTGA
- a CDS encoding CDGSH iron-sulfur domain-containing protein: MGKAIITPRNNGPYHIKGEFTIVTQGGREIPVEQDQVWLCRCGQSKNKPFCDGSHKAAEFKSDLDEAP; the protein is encoded by the coding sequence ATGGGAAAAGCCATCATCACCCCGCGTAACAACGGTCCCTACCACATCAAGGGCGAGTTCACCATCGTCACCCAGGGTGGCCGGGAGATTCCCGTCGAGCAGGATCAGGTTTGGTTGTGCCGCTGCGGCCAGTCGAAGAACAAGCCGTTTTGCGACGGTTCGCACAAGGCGGCCGAGTTCAAGAGCGATCTCGACGAGGCGCCGTAG